The Ptiloglossa arizonensis isolate GNS036 chromosome 2, iyPtiAriz1_principal, whole genome shotgun sequence sequence CTACATCTCGTTTTTGTATGGTCTTTTTTTTCATCCGTGCAGTACATTTATAAGATTCTTTGGTAAGAGAATCGATAAAAAGTTCCTGTAGAAGAAATCAAAGTTAATAAATATTGCTCAACATAGAATACTTATATTTAATTGGGTAAACAAATTgttaaacaataaaatattaccatataattaaaacaaaatattatattgatATCCAATTCACTTGATTATTTCATAATGtttgtatataataatacaaatatgtTAAGTGTATATGAAATATCATTTTTTCAATCAAATATCAAAGGTATGAATTAAATAAGTCagtttctatattattttttgtattcttttcaATAGTTTAATTTGATAAAGATCAGATTTGGAGTATGTAACAAAGTACAAACTTctgaaaaatgatattttatatgTTTGAATGTAATAAATGCTTCTTTTAACACAAAACTGAATTTAAACAGAAGACAAACTTTATAACATTAAGATtacaaaatttatcaattttagtcatgacattttgtaatttaatttaatgtaccaaaaatatataaacattatatatgtacatataagtCTATAAcaagtttatatatatacatatataatatatatatatatatatatatatatatatattatgtaaatataattgaggtacaatttataattacagTAGATTTTGCGATTAGGAAAACAGCTTCTTGGTTAACCATATTCACTTCAGGATccatttttataattgtttttatCCGCCCTAACGGTAACTTcactaatttttctttttgttcttcatcagttcgaatattattttcgatttcTTCTTGAGAATCCTGAGAATTTTCAGCTCCAGTGCTAATGTTACTATCGTTTAATTCTCTATCACTCGCActtctttcattttcaaaatttgccATGTTTACATAGATTAGAAACACGTCGCGGATTATCGATAAAACATGATATGATTTGATTATTTGAtataatttagaatagttaacTATTTCGATTTATCGTGAAATGACTTAAAAGCTAACAGTTTCATTCAATTTCAGGTTTTAAACGAACAGCAGATGAAAATCTATATGCATCTCACTCACTCTCATTTTCTCGGAATCactcttc is a genomic window containing:
- the Pole4 gene encoding DNA polymerase epsilon subunit 4, which gives rise to MANFENERSASDRELNDSNISTGAENSQDSQEEIENNIRTDEEQKEKLVKLPLGRIKTIIKMDPEVNMVNQEAVFLIAKSTELFIDSLTKESYKCTARMKKKTIQKRDVESAINNVDALVFLEGTLK